The proteins below are encoded in one region of Arthrobacter sp. CJ23:
- a CDS encoding putative Ig domain-containing protein, with amino-acid sequence MKHPSTMRQWARVLTIAAAVALVAPAGGIPAFGGSAPAVADTGQEVTISESVDASGFVHPGIGVSANSLRNARAMVQSGTEPWKSYYQAMADTPFAARDFRSANASSTTDQPGTTAFNSQGVQSKLIRDAFGAYTQATLYVITGDPVYRENGMRIIRTWSNMDPAKYAYYPDAHIHSGVPLYRLVAAAEIFRSTSVPAGYTAYDLGWSDQDTSKLSTNLIVPMTETFLHTNWRYLNQHTYPLVGAIAGYIFTGNRDRYSEAVEWYTVNASTSRPEQNGSIAAQFPLISADNPRNPYGYSFVQHQEMGRDQAHAGDGINTTGAIARFLTIQGTTVDPSAGTVSTAPDAVSPYKFLGNRLLKAANAFTGYMLGYDIPWIDTTGGPGRLSEAYRGRLYNPIDELYNVYKYELGVDVEREAPYVAELHAKADGPKFFWGVGAYNSWESNPDYSPEFWLSLPPSVAGQTRPTATDAKVQLETRSSATDGNKLKVKSEDGRTYVQVNATGNGRTIAVRTLMYVSRSGYSPVGIQFRTNGPATLAIGKDPANRLSVPLPNTHGQWRYVTYDVDAEKLTGKSLGGENLAYFTVMGTDDTQVDFDYVNLEAKKQLTVPQFPKDTVTPVIGLAGTVLSRSLAATDAGGEALQYSSVGLPSGARLDPSTGLLTWTAPADATGKYSFQVTADDGTTVVTRPATVIIGLNRQAALDAALAGFDPKAVYESPSAAAFETVRAEVRAAMDAADDAGFLDQLVRLQDAVKALKLLTPHLASDGSIDYRGLVTSNPASIQPMNLVDGNFDTTTGDLRAPFTLDFGQGFQVSADAFGLQARYNFANRSQGANVYGSRDGRAWTLLTERETTDTTASGFAMETIPVRAEVAGQAFRYLKVQVDHPGVPTDPAYPGISSFSELRIHGNRHELAAAVSSLSISTSNADKGLATNGDTVAFNAVAAEPLSSLNVVVEGQPAAATSSDGINWKATAQLPTDVAFGRDVQFTVDCRTTSGKDCGTLTATTDGSRLALWNTAIKRLPVVQGWVNASTRAWPGTGTPQENGWKMFDGNTATYTDTTTANGWASVTPTDGTRIVADIVRVFPRTSHISRGNGTFVQGSNDGGATWQTFLTITGMAAANWYTFTLPQRVDYAQVRVSDEHGGNTNLAEVEFLHREP; translated from the coding sequence ATGAAGCATCCTTCAACCATGCGGCAATGGGCTCGCGTGCTCACGATTGCCGCCGCCGTTGCCCTGGTGGCACCGGCCGGCGGCATACCCGCCTTTGGCGGCTCGGCACCCGCAGTTGCCGACACTGGCCAGGAGGTGACCATTTCCGAAAGCGTCGACGCGAGCGGGTTTGTCCATCCTGGAATCGGCGTAAGCGCCAACAGCCTTCGCAATGCTCGCGCCATGGTACAAAGCGGCACGGAACCATGGAAGAGCTACTACCAAGCCATGGCCGATACGCCCTTCGCTGCGCGGGACTTCCGTTCCGCCAATGCCAGCAGCACCACCGACCAGCCCGGCACCACCGCGTTCAACTCCCAAGGCGTCCAGAGCAAGCTCATCCGGGACGCCTTCGGAGCCTACACGCAGGCCACTCTGTACGTCATCACGGGCGATCCCGTCTACCGCGAGAACGGTATGCGGATCATACGCACGTGGAGCAATATGGACCCAGCCAAGTACGCCTACTACCCGGATGCCCACATTCACTCCGGCGTCCCTCTATACAGACTTGTAGCGGCAGCCGAAATTTTCCGCTCCACTAGTGTTCCTGCCGGGTACACGGCCTACGACCTAGGCTGGAGCGACCAAGACACCAGCAAGCTCAGCACCAATCTCATCGTGCCGATGACGGAAACTTTCCTGCACACCAATTGGCGCTACCTGAACCAGCACACCTACCCTCTTGTGGGTGCCATCGCGGGGTACATCTTCACCGGGAACAGGGACCGCTACTCAGAGGCAGTCGAGTGGTACACGGTCAACGCTTCGACGTCCCGGCCGGAGCAGAACGGCTCCATCGCAGCCCAATTCCCCCTCATCTCGGCCGACAATCCCCGCAATCCTTATGGTTACTCCTTCGTTCAGCACCAGGAGATGGGCCGCGACCAGGCCCATGCCGGAGATGGCATCAACACCACCGGGGCGATTGCCCGTTTCCTGACAATCCAAGGGACCACCGTGGATCCTTCAGCCGGCACCGTCTCCACGGCTCCGGATGCAGTCTCGCCCTACAAATTCCTGGGCAATCGTCTCCTCAAGGCCGCGAACGCCTTCACCGGTTACATGCTCGGCTACGACATTCCGTGGATAGACACCACCGGCGGACCGGGCCGACTGTCCGAGGCATACCGGGGACGTTTGTACAATCCCATCGACGAGCTCTACAACGTCTACAAGTATGAGCTGGGAGTGGACGTTGAACGTGAGGCGCCCTATGTCGCCGAACTGCACGCCAAGGCTGATGGGCCAAAGTTCTTCTGGGGCGTCGGCGCGTACAACTCCTGGGAAAGCAACCCGGACTACAGCCCCGAGTTCTGGCTGTCCCTTCCGCCCTCAGTTGCCGGCCAGACCCGCCCCACCGCTACCGACGCCAAGGTGCAGCTGGAAACGCGCAGCTCGGCAACGGACGGGAACAAGCTCAAGGTCAAGAGCGAAGACGGGCGAACATATGTTCAGGTCAACGCGACGGGCAATGGCCGCACTATCGCGGTACGTACCCTCATGTATGTCAGCCGGAGCGGCTACAGCCCCGTAGGCATCCAGTTTCGGACCAACGGACCCGCTACCCTCGCCATTGGTAAGGACCCTGCAAACCGGCTCTCGGTTCCCCTCCCCAACACTCATGGTCAGTGGCGCTACGTCACCTATGACGTTGACGCCGAGAAGCTGACCGGCAAGAGCCTTGGCGGAGAGAACCTGGCCTACTTCACTGTGATGGGCACGGACGATACGCAGGTTGATTTTGACTACGTGAACCTCGAAGCCAAGAAGCAATTGACGGTTCCGCAGTTTCCCAAGGACACCGTCACTCCCGTCATCGGGCTGGCAGGAACCGTGCTGTCCCGCTCGCTTGCAGCCACAGATGCCGGTGGCGAGGCGCTCCAATATTCCTCGGTAGGGCTGCCCTCGGGTGCCCGGCTGGATCCCAGCACCGGGCTACTTACGTGGACAGCACCGGCCGACGCAACCGGCAAATACAGTTTCCAGGTCACTGCCGACGACGGCACCACCGTCGTGACCCGACCCGCCACGGTAATCATTGGGTTGAACCGCCAAGCCGCATTAGACGCCGCCCTGGCCGGTTTCGATCCCAAGGCCGTCTACGAATCACCGTCCGCTGCAGCTTTCGAGACGGTTAGGGCTGAAGTCCGCGCAGCCATGGATGCGGCCGACGACGCCGGCTTCCTTGATCAGCTCGTTCGTCTCCAAGACGCGGTCAAGGCACTCAAACTCCTGACGCCGCACCTTGCCAGCGACGGATCAATCGACTATCGAGGGTTGGTTACGAGTAACCCTGCCAGCATTCAACCCATGAATTTGGTAGACGGAAACTTCGACACCACCACCGGGGATCTGCGGGCACCATTCACCCTCGACTTCGGCCAAGGTTTCCAAGTCTCAGCGGATGCGTTTGGCCTGCAGGCCCGATACAACTTTGCCAACCGTTCCCAAGGGGCCAATGTGTATGGTTCCCGCGACGGACGAGCCTGGACCCTGTTGACGGAGCGTGAAACCACGGACACCACTGCCTCCGGCTTCGCCATGGAGACCATTCCGGTGCGTGCCGAGGTGGCAGGGCAGGCTTTCCGCTACCTGAAAGTCCAGGTGGACCATCCCGGTGTGCCAACTGACCCCGCATACCCTGGCATCTCCTCGTTCAGTGAGCTCCGCATCCACGGGAACCGCCACGAATTGGCGGCGGCTGTTTCATCGTTGTCCATTTCAACGTCGAACGCCGACAAGGGCCTGGCAACCAACGGGGACACAGTAGCGTTCAATGCCGTGGCCGCCGAGCCGCTCTCCAGCCTGAATGTCGTCGTCGAGGGACAACCCGCGGCAGCCACGTCCAGTGACGGAATCAACTGGAAGGCCACCGCCCAACTTCCGACGGACGTCGCGTTCGGCCGCGACGTGCAGTTCACGGTGGACTGCCGGACGACATCCGGCAAGGACTGCGGGACGCTCACGGCCACGACTGACGGCAGCCGCCTTGCCCTGTGGAATACGGCGATTAAGCGGCTTCCGGTAGTTCAGGGATGGGTGAACGCCTCTACACGCGCTTGGCCGGGAACGGGCACGCCGCAGGAGAACGGGTGGAAGATGTTTGACGGCAACACTGCCACGTACACGGACACCACGACGGCGAATGGCTGGGCATCGGTGACACCCACCGACGGAACACGCATTGTGGCCGATATCGTACGGGTATTCCCGAGAACCAGTCACATAAGCCGCGGCAATGGAACTTTTGTCCAAGGTTCCAACGACGGCGGGGCCACGTGGCAGACATTTCTGACGATCACCGGAATGGCGGCGGCCAACTGGTACACCTTCACGCTTCCACAGCGTGTCGACTACGCCCAGGTCAGGGTGTCCGACGAACACGGCGGCAACACCAACCTGGCGGAGGTTGAGTTCCTGCACAGGGAACCGTAA
- a CDS encoding sugar ABC transporter permease → MQQRMTTQKENPAATADPGHKVAARRPRKKRSGGSGVLLLLAAPGIAWFVVFAYAPMAGLIVAFKNFDVSKGIFNSPWSGLDNFKYFIESGDAPAIVLNTLVLNVLFLAATLGAGLALAIMLNELRARVFKKFMQSAIFFPYFVSPIVISIILQVILAGAGGHGGAVNDALGLFNLPEVSWYTEPGPWPWILTIVKVWQLGGYMSVIFLAAITSIPEDVYEAAMLDGATRARMALSITVPLLKPTAAILIVLGVGRIFYGDFGTIFAIIGDNGTLFSTTDVIDTYVFRSLRTIGDFGTTAAIGLFQSVVGFILVTVAVLIQRRYSKESSIL, encoded by the coding sequence ATGCAACAGCGCATGACCACCCAAAAAGAGAACCCTGCAGCCACTGCGGACCCCGGCCACAAGGTCGCCGCCAGGCGCCCGCGAAAAAAGCGCAGCGGGGGCTCAGGCGTCTTGTTGCTCTTGGCCGCGCCGGGCATCGCATGGTTTGTGGTATTCGCCTACGCTCCCATGGCCGGCCTGATCGTCGCATTCAAGAACTTCGATGTCAGTAAAGGCATCTTTAACAGTCCGTGGAGCGGCCTTGATAACTTCAAGTACTTTATCGAAAGCGGCGATGCACCCGCGATCGTGCTGAATACACTCGTTCTGAATGTTCTATTTCTTGCAGCGACGTTGGGAGCTGGACTGGCACTTGCCATCATGCTCAATGAACTGCGCGCCCGGGTCTTCAAGAAGTTCATGCAGTCTGCAATCTTTTTTCCATACTTCGTTTCCCCGATTGTGATCAGCATCATCCTGCAGGTCATCCTTGCCGGTGCGGGCGGCCACGGGGGTGCGGTCAACGATGCGCTCGGGCTGTTCAATCTTCCCGAGGTCAGTTGGTACACAGAACCAGGGCCATGGCCTTGGATCCTCACCATCGTGAAAGTCTGGCAGTTGGGCGGCTACATGTCGGTCATTTTCCTGGCGGCCATCACCTCCATACCCGAGGACGTCTACGAAGCAGCAATGCTTGACGGCGCTACCCGGGCCCGGATGGCATTGTCCATTACGGTGCCTCTTCTGAAGCCGACAGCCGCCATCCTGATCGTTCTGGGCGTCGGCAGAATCTTTTACGGTGACTTCGGCACCATCTTTGCCATCATCGGCGACAACGGCACTCTTTTCTCCACCACTGACGTCATTGACACGTACGTCTTCCGTTCGCTCAGAACAATCGGTGACTTCGGCACTACCGCCGCGATTGGCCTGTTCCAGTCCGTCGTCGGATTCATCCTCGTCACAGTGGCAGTGCTAATCCAGCGCCGCTACTCCAAAGAAAGCAGCATTCTGTGA
- a CDS encoding carbohydrate ABC transporter permease, with the protein MSTSTTPVVAAANDPAVADRMNPKQRRTIFSRATNPGYKGTKRATRLEPFTAVSYVGVTIFGLFALIPLWMIVAGSLTAESTLARSGYSFFPEPFSFDAYTAIFSGTAVFQGYAATLFITVVGTVLSLCATASLSWVIARRMPRISRPLTIFAYLPMLFSGGLVPLYLLVTQVLQLQNSWFAVILPHMMAPFLVFVAVSFFRQLPEEILDSAKVDGAGELRVFFEIVLPLSKPILAVIGLFYAVAYWNEWFTALLFISDPEKYPLQLMLQNLIANVTNAAMLPGSGSVAPIYQLRLALTVVTIGPILLAYPFAQRYFVKGLTLGATKG; encoded by the coding sequence GTGAGCACTTCCACAACACCCGTCGTGGCAGCAGCGAATGATCCTGCTGTGGCAGACCGAATGAATCCCAAGCAACGTCGCACCATTTTCTCCAGGGCAACAAACCCGGGTTACAAAGGCACCAAACGAGCCACCAGGCTTGAGCCCTTCACGGCCGTTAGCTACGTAGGCGTCACAATCTTTGGCCTCTTTGCCCTGATTCCATTGTGGATGATCGTGGCTGGCTCATTGACGGCAGAGTCCACTCTGGCCCGTAGCGGTTACAGCTTCTTTCCCGAGCCGTTCTCGTTTGACGCCTATACTGCAATTTTTAGCGGAACGGCCGTCTTCCAAGGTTATGCTGCCACTTTATTCATCACGGTAGTGGGCACGGTCCTGTCCCTGTGTGCGACGGCGTCGCTGTCGTGGGTTATCGCCCGACGTATGCCCCGAATCAGCAGGCCTTTGACGATCTTCGCCTATCTGCCCATGCTCTTCTCAGGTGGTCTTGTTCCGCTTTATCTGTTGGTAACGCAGGTACTGCAGCTGCAGAACAGCTGGTTCGCCGTCATCCTTCCGCACATGATGGCCCCGTTCCTCGTGTTCGTGGCTGTCAGCTTTTTTCGGCAGCTCCCCGAGGAAATCCTCGATTCTGCAAAGGTGGACGGAGCTGGAGAGCTGCGGGTTTTCTTTGAGATCGTCCTGCCGTTGTCCAAGCCCATCTTGGCTGTCATAGGGCTGTTCTATGCCGTGGCCTACTGGAACGAGTGGTTCACGGCCCTGCTGTTCATCTCGGATCCGGAGAAGTACCCGCTGCAGCTAATGCTGCAGAATCTCATCGCGAACGTGACAAACGCTGCGATGCTGCCCGGGTCCGGTTCGGTTGCTCCCATCTACCAACTTCGCCTTGCCCTGACCGTGGTTACCATCGGCCCCATCCTCCTGGCCTACCCATTCGCCCAGCGCTATTTCGTCAAGGGCCTCACGCTTGGTGCCACCAAGGGCTAA
- a CDS encoding ABC transporter substrate-binding protein — protein sequence MIPNTSVSRRGFLGLAGGLGAAAALAGCGTSGASSTGGAVTGTSVAVLPSTAPATWNAVLTKLNGKLKNDLGFELDAQFINWSNYQQQSLLKFTAGEKFDSALQALWLNMAQLQQSGSLVELTNEVAKYKNLSATLPKKLLESNSWDGKLWGIPQVNSAARVQHFVIRQDLADSLGFSTITDFEQLERFFYAVKQKNDGTVPYGAPSNSGYLHAVPVPTGMFNARSWQSPDTIARAFSGKGMFFILAKDAAKTGSSAPEAFWDDEGVVETLHRIRKYYNDGIINADALNVDGATLTSQWMAGKFAAGWAMTDGTSSNSLNTLQKAVPKAALANIMPLSGGLSAKPNQTFQADNMVVVNSKGGNLDRAMQLQDWLSIRENHDLLTYGIEGTDWEPADGNKFKRLNDYAFPGYALSWRPSLERKSLSISPTEEKIFDWAQNFDNFTVDPFASFIPDVTPVKQQVAAMSNVITQFANPLFYGVVDVDTQLDKLKKAADGAGVAKLQEEMEKQANAYLKKHA from the coding sequence ATGATCCCCAACACATCAGTCTCCCGGCGTGGCTTCCTTGGACTCGCCGGCGGCCTCGGCGCCGCGGCAGCACTTGCCGGCTGCGGCACATCCGGTGCTTCAAGCACCGGCGGAGCTGTCACAGGAACGTCCGTAGCTGTCTTGCCCAGCACCGCCCCGGCTACATGGAATGCGGTCCTGACCAAGTTGAACGGCAAGCTCAAAAACGACTTGGGTTTCGAACTGGACGCACAATTCATTAACTGGTCCAACTACCAGCAGCAGTCCCTGCTCAAGTTCACGGCCGGGGAGAAGTTCGACTCGGCGCTGCAAGCGCTCTGGCTGAACATGGCACAGTTGCAGCAAAGCGGTTCGCTTGTCGAGCTCACCAACGAGGTAGCCAAGTACAAGAACCTCAGCGCTACACTGCCAAAGAAGCTGCTGGAGTCCAACAGTTGGGACGGCAAGCTTTGGGGAATCCCGCAAGTCAACAGTGCGGCGCGGGTCCAGCACTTCGTCATTCGCCAGGACCTGGCCGACTCGCTTGGTTTCTCCACCATCACGGACTTCGAACAGCTCGAGCGCTTCTTCTACGCTGTGAAACAGAAAAACGATGGCACGGTGCCTTATGGTGCCCCTTCCAACAGTGGATACCTTCACGCAGTGCCCGTTCCCACCGGAATGTTCAACGCCAGGTCCTGGCAGAGCCCGGACACCATCGCCCGCGCATTCAGCGGCAAGGGCATGTTCTTCATACTCGCCAAGGATGCTGCTAAGACGGGGTCCTCTGCGCCCGAGGCTTTCTGGGACGACGAAGGCGTAGTGGAAACCCTGCACAGGATCCGCAAGTACTACAACGACGGAATCATCAACGCCGACGCACTGAACGTGGATGGTGCCACTCTCACGAGTCAGTGGATGGCCGGCAAGTTTGCAGCAGGATGGGCAATGACCGATGGCACCTCCAGCAACTCCCTCAACACCTTGCAAAAGGCTGTTCCCAAGGCAGCACTGGCAAACATCATGCCGCTGAGCGGCGGTTTGTCCGCCAAGCCAAACCAGACCTTCCAAGCTGACAATATGGTCGTTGTGAATTCCAAGGGCGGCAACCTGGACCGAGCAATGCAGCTTCAGGACTGGCTCTCCATCAGGGAAAACCACGATCTCCTAACATATGGGATCGAAGGCACTGACTGGGAACCTGCGGACGGCAATAAATTCAAGCGCCTCAATGACTACGCGTTTCCCGGATACGCACTTTCCTGGCGGCCAAGCCTGGAGCGAAAGTCGCTTTCCATCAGCCCCACCGAAGAGAAGATCTTCGACTGGGCACAGAACTTCGACAACTTCACTGTGGATCCCTTCGCTTCTTTCATACCTGACGTCACGCCCGTGAAACAGCAGGTTGCCGCAATGTCGAACGTCATCACGCAATTCGCCAACCCCCTCTTCTATGGCGTCGTGGACGTCGACACCCAATTGGACAAGCTGAAGAAGGCGGCGGACGGTGCCGGAGTCGCCAAATTGCAGGAAGAGATGGAAAAGCAGGCCAACGCCTACCTCAAGAAGCATGCCTGA
- a CDS encoding alpha/beta fold hydrolase: MVIAVHGLMESAACLEAAAPHWNSRGWVVLALDLRGHGSSPRWSEQDLEQHPGDVMVSDILEVLRSDKLHGLASLPALYYGHSAGGSVAAALAASMLERTPAGFHPAGVLLEDPFWRLPVTPLQDRSVAETAYAHLVDVQSRTPAERAEIRRREWPNWNDAEIRRSCKAQEDCDPQLVLNGNVIPTTPWPDLVAELTASGIPTLIITGTVRTGITTQHQQIARAAGAAVEVFDGASHFVRRDMEEKFMQTATRFFADTLAEKDRQPARPVAMAVMAPPDLISKLISPPAMSKLNRLADLRGQVFEDFSTPEAQAALAETEVLITGWGCPKIDADVLAAAPKLRAIIHAGGAIGGNILPIPAGRNIVGSNAGEANGRPVAEYTLAMILLANKQTFESMRVYRERRAPIDREQEFPGAGNYLKTVGLVGASRIGRHVAKLLQPFELEVVVYDPYLEETEAEVLGVKLLPLRTLLAQCDIVSLHVPVTQETTAMIGASELALLKDGATLINTARGEILDQSALETELVRGRINAILDVAVPDVLPPTHPFYELPNVVLTPHIAGSMGTELLRMGDHVVSEMERYVNGQPFAYPEELS; this comes from the coding sequence GTGGTCATCGCCGTCCATGGCTTGATGGAATCCGCCGCATGCCTCGAAGCTGCTGCTCCGCACTGGAATTCACGAGGATGGGTAGTCCTGGCATTGGATCTTCGCGGGCACGGAAGCTCCCCGCGCTGGTCTGAACAGGACCTCGAACAACACCCCGGCGATGTGATGGTCAGCGACATCCTGGAGGTCCTGCGATCGGACAAACTTCATGGTTTAGCTTCCCTTCCGGCCCTCTACTACGGTCACTCCGCCGGCGGGTCGGTGGCCGCAGCCCTCGCAGCCAGCATGCTGGAGCGGACACCGGCCGGGTTCCACCCGGCAGGTGTCCTGCTCGAAGACCCATTCTGGCGGCTGCCCGTCACACCATTGCAGGACCGGAGTGTCGCGGAAACTGCCTATGCGCACCTAGTTGACGTTCAATCCCGCACCCCTGCTGAACGTGCCGAGATCCGGAGGCGCGAATGGCCCAACTGGAATGACGCAGAGATTCGGCGCAGCTGCAAGGCGCAGGAGGATTGCGACCCTCAACTGGTTCTCAATGGCAATGTCATCCCCACCACGCCCTGGCCGGACTTGGTCGCCGAACTCACGGCGTCGGGAATCCCCACCCTGATCATCACCGGCACGGTCAGAACCGGGATCACCACGCAGCACCAGCAGATCGCCCGGGCGGCCGGGGCCGCCGTCGAAGTCTTCGACGGCGCGTCTCATTTCGTCCGCCGTGACATGGAAGAGAAGTTCATGCAAACCGCAACACGCTTTTTTGCCGACACCTTGGCGGAGAAGGATCGGCAGCCGGCAAGGCCCGTTGCCATGGCAGTCATGGCACCACCGGATCTCATCTCCAAGCTCATCTCGCCGCCCGCGATGAGCAAGTTGAACAGGCTGGCAGACCTCCGTGGGCAGGTGTTCGAAGACTTCTCGACGCCGGAGGCCCAGGCAGCGCTCGCGGAGACCGAAGTGCTCATTACTGGATGGGGTTGCCCAAAAATTGACGCGGATGTCCTTGCGGCCGCCCCCAAATTGCGCGCCATCATTCATGCCGGCGGAGCCATTGGAGGCAACATACTGCCCATTCCTGCCGGCAGGAACATTGTCGGTTCAAATGCCGGGGAAGCGAACGGGCGTCCCGTCGCGGAGTACACGCTGGCCATGATTCTGCTGGCCAACAAGCAGACTTTTGAGAGCATGCGGGTTTACCGGGAGCGCCGGGCGCCGATAGACCGGGAACAGGAATTTCCCGGCGCGGGAAACTACCTGAAGACAGTCGGTCTTGTGGGGGCTTCCCGGATCGGCCGTCACGTTGCCAAGCTGCTCCAGCCGTTTGAACTGGAGGTGGTGGTTTACGACCCCTATTTGGAGGAAACGGAAGCCGAGGTTCTGGGCGTGAAGTTGCTTCCACTGCGGACGTTGTTGGCCCAGTGCGACATCGTGTCCCTCCATGTTCCCGTCACACAGGAAACCACAGCGATGATCGGAGCATCTGAGCTGGCGTTGTTGAAGGACGGTGCGACCCTCATCAACACGGCCAGGGGCGAGATCCTTGACCAGTCAGCCTTGGAAACAGAACTCGTCCGGGGACGCATCAATGCCATCCTCGACGTGGCTGTGCCGGATGTGCTTCCCCCGACACATCCGTTCTACGAGCTGCCAAATGTGGTGCTGACGCCGCACATCGCTGGTTCCATGGGCACGGAATTGCTCCGGATGGGGGACCACGTAGTGTCCGAAATGGAGCGGTACGTCAATGGACAGCCGTTCGCCTACCCTGAAGAGCTTTCCTAG
- a CDS encoding family 43 glycosylhydrolase, with protein sequence MDTSVTLISNPVLPGFSPDPSLTRVGEWLYLANSSFEGYPIVPIHRSRDLENWEFAGSFSGPEAVLDLKSLGDSAGVWAPTLSWSDGYR encoded by the coding sequence ATGGACACATCAGTGACCCTCATTAGCAACCCTGTGCTGCCCGGGTTTTCGCCCGATCCCTCCTTGACCCGTGTGGGTGAGTGGCTCTATTTGGCGAACAGCTCCTTCGAGGGGTACCCGATTGTCCCCATCCACCGATCCCGTGACCTCGAAAACTGGGAGTTCGCTGGTTCGTTCTCTGGGCCGGAAGCGGTGTTGGACCTCAAGAGTCTGGGCGACTCGGCAGGTGTCTGGGCCCCGACCTTGAGCTGGTCTGATGGTTACCGCTGA
- a CDS encoding substrate-binding domain-containing protein, giving the protein MLTSSKYVAPGLRAQVLKAVNDLGYRPNLAARATRSGKRSMMAVLTGATSNYGYAQTIEGVERAARQTGMSVIIAVVDSDAEEAVKAAIDLLLSQPVAGVIILEFDRPGLAAVKAFPPSIPMVTAGGGTVSPIGTVGALLDEHGAGKDATDYLLSLGHRTVHHVAIPTMGKQSGRTEGWKAALAAAGIPVPRILHATWEPASGYRMGQKLAARNDVTAVFCGNDDVAIGVIKAFMECGRRVPEDVSVVGFDDQPHVAMWRPPLTTIRQDFQDLGGRAFRLLETVLGGDRPQLPSTVKPKLIIRGSTAAARSFGY; this is encoded by the coding sequence GTGCTGACCAGCAGCAAATACGTTGCCCCCGGGCTCCGGGCCCAGGTGCTGAAGGCAGTGAACGACCTTGGCTATCGCCCCAACCTCGCCGCTCGCGCCACGCGGTCTGGGAAGCGTTCAATGATGGCGGTTCTTACAGGTGCAACGTCCAACTATGGATACGCGCAAACCATCGAAGGCGTCGAAAGGGCTGCTCGACAAACAGGCATGTCCGTCATTATCGCGGTTGTGGACTCCGATGCCGAGGAGGCCGTCAAAGCCGCAATCGACCTCTTGCTGTCCCAGCCTGTCGCCGGCGTCATCATCCTGGAATTCGACCGCCCTGGATTGGCTGCAGTCAAGGCCTTCCCCCCGTCGATCCCTATGGTGACCGCGGGAGGAGGTACCGTAAGCCCCATCGGGACGGTTGGCGCCCTGCTCGACGAGCATGGAGCCGGCAAGGACGCGACAGACTACCTTCTTTCCCTGGGCCACCGCACAGTGCACCATGTAGCGATCCCCACCATGGGAAAGCAATCGGGGCGGACAGAGGGTTGGAAGGCTGCTTTAGCTGCGGCGGGGATTCCCGTTCCCCGGATCCTGCATGCTACTTGGGAACCTGCCAGCGGCTACAGGATGGGGCAGAAACTCGCCGCCCGGAATGACGTCACTGCCGTGTTCTGCGGGAACGATGATGTCGCGATAGGCGTCATCAAGGCGTTCATGGAATGCGGCAGGCGAGTGCCGGAGGATGTGTCCGTGGTGGGTTTTGACGACCAGCCCCATGTAGCCATGTGGCGACCGCCGTTGACAACCATCCGGCAGGATTTCCAAGACCTGGGTGGGCGCGCGTTTCGGCTTCTGGAAACGGTATTGGGCGGCGACAGGCCTCAGCTTCCTTCCACCGTCAAGCCCAAACTCATTATCCGCGGCTCCACAGCTGCCGCCAGATCATTCGGCTATTGA